Proteins from one Nitrobacteraceae bacterium AZCC 2146 genomic window:
- a CDS encoding hypothetical protein (product_source=Hypo-rule applied; cath_funfam=3.40.140.20; superfamily=53927), with protein sequence MYLCSNILKYQYDLSRTDCAGGHTRRCGGIAGAVIQPGGSIREEEVIKAADDAGIAMVFTGVRHFKH encoded by the coding sequence ATGTACCTTTGCAGCAACATATTGAAATATCAGTATGATTTATCACGCACCGACTGCGCAGGTGGTCATACGAGGCGCTGCGGCGGGATCGCCGGTGCGGTGATCCAGCCCGGCGGATCGATCCGTGAGGAAGAAGTCATCAAGGCCGCCGACGACGCCGGGATCGCCATGGTGTTCACCGGCGTCCGGCACTTCAAGCACTGA
- a CDS encoding opacity protein-like surface antigen (product_source=COG3637; cath_funfam=2.30.30.40; cleavage_site_network=SignalP-noTM; cog=COG3637; superfamily=56925) has protein sequence MKKLLLAAPLLGISVVSASAADIAAVPLKSPVVMNSWAGFYLGAHGGYGWGDNSFLTVLSPAPNLLTVGGVNSKGALYGGHAGYNWQFGRTVAGVELDLSGADIKGSSSAFLSIPAIPASLSASRSDDIKYLGSARARLGWLPTDNVLLYGTAGLGWEKVERTESQSQSALVGGLPASVSQTFRSPIDHFGWVAGAGAEVALWNSNWIARAEYLHYDFGSTEATSSFVTTPASNNRIDQGGRQTLDTVRAGLSYKFGVFGASPAIAYAKAPIAAAPSSSSASWAGFYLGVHGGYGWATDKFSTTVSLAGDTVGSIKSAGWVAGGQVGHNWQFDRVVAGLELDFSGAGLDGSSSSPLIGGGGGGATEMYKFSERVKYLGTARGRLGWLPTGNVLLYGTAGLAWERLDNTETHATTNAGVTTTSFSTSPVDRFGWVAGAGAESLLFGTNWVARIEYLHYDFGHNATATNAAINFPPTPAVSIASTAGHQTIDVVRAGLSYKFGDPAAASAVAYAKAPRMAALNWTGFYLGVHGGHGWADNSFSNDQGGGQRFEGITSKGWVGGGQAGYNWQFGRAVAGLEADFSVTDLKGDSNSLVSNAGLRTSTWSDDVKYLGTARGRLGWSPLDNVLVYGTGGLAWEKITRTSTSVDRTAPGATNTFVNPNDHFGWVAGVGAETILWNSNWIGRLEYLHYDFGSIEGTVTSSSTNPAASVSTDRGGRQTIDVVRAGVSYKFGDNGAVVAKY, from the coding sequence ATGAAAAAGCTTTTGCTGGCCGCCCCCCTGCTGGGGATCAGTGTCGTGTCGGCATCGGCCGCGGACATCGCCGCCGTTCCTCTCAAGAGCCCCGTCGTGATGAATTCATGGGCCGGGTTCTATCTCGGCGCCCATGGCGGCTATGGCTGGGGCGACAACAGCTTTCTGACCGTGCTGTCGCCGGCCCCCAACCTGCTCACCGTGGGCGGCGTCAATTCCAAGGGTGCGCTCTATGGCGGACATGCCGGCTACAACTGGCAGTTCGGCCGCACCGTCGCCGGTGTCGAACTGGATCTCAGCGGCGCCGACATCAAGGGATCGAGCTCGGCATTTCTGTCGATTCCCGCGATCCCCGCGAGCCTGTCCGCGTCCCGCAGCGACGATATCAAGTATCTCGGTTCGGCGCGGGCGCGGCTCGGCTGGCTGCCGACCGACAACGTGCTGCTGTACGGCACCGCCGGTCTCGGCTGGGAGAAGGTCGAGCGCACGGAATCGCAAAGCCAGTCCGCCCTGGTCGGCGGCCTCCCCGCCTCGGTCAGCCAGACGTTTCGCAGCCCGATCGACCACTTCGGCTGGGTCGCCGGCGCCGGCGCCGAAGTCGCGCTGTGGAACAGCAACTGGATCGCGCGCGCCGAATATCTGCATTACGATTTCGGCAGCACCGAAGCCACATCGAGCTTCGTGACGACGCCGGCGAGCAACAACCGCATCGATCAAGGCGGCCGCCAGACCCTCGACACCGTGCGCGCCGGACTGTCCTATAAATTCGGCGTCTTCGGCGCGTCACCCGCCATCGCTTACGCCAAGGCGCCGATCGCCGCGGCGCCATCGTCGTCGTCAGCTTCTTGGGCCGGATTCTATCTCGGCGTTCACGGCGGTTACGGCTGGGCCACCGACAAGTTCTCGACCACGGTGTCGCTCGCCGGCGACACCGTCGGCAGCATCAAATCCGCAGGCTGGGTCGCCGGCGGACAGGTCGGACACAACTGGCAGTTCGATCGCGTCGTCGCCGGCCTCGAACTCGACTTCAGCGGCGCCGGACTCGACGGCAGTTCGTCGTCACCCCTGATCGGTGGCGGTGGCGGTGGCGCGACGGAGATGTATAAATTTTCCGAGCGCGTCAAATATCTCGGCACCGCGCGCGGGCGCCTGGGCTGGCTGCCGACTGGCAACGTGCTGCTTTACGGCACCGCCGGCCTGGCCTGGGAGCGCCTCGATAACACCGAGACCCATGCGACCACCAATGCCGGTGTCACCACAACATCGTTCTCCACCAGCCCCGTCGATCGCTTCGGCTGGGTGGCCGGCGCCGGCGCCGAGAGCCTGCTGTTCGGCACCAACTGGGTCGCGCGGATCGAATACCTGCATTACGATTTCGGCCATAACGCAACCGCCACCAACGCCGCCATCAACTTCCCGCCGACGCCGGCCGTTTCGATCGCGAGCACGGCCGGGCACCAGACCATCGACGTGGTGCGCGCCGGCCTGTCCTACAAGTTCGGCGATCCGGCGGCGGCTTCGGCTGTGGCCTATGCGAAGGCGCCACGGATGGCGGCGCTGAACTGGACCGGCTTCTATCTCGGCGTTCACGGCGGCCATGGCTGGGCAGACAACAGCTTCTCCAACGATCAGGGCGGCGGCCAGCGCTTCGAAGGAATCACATCCAAGGGATGGGTCGGCGGTGGTCAGGCCGGCTACAACTGGCAGTTCGGCCGCGCCGTCGCCGGCCTTGAAGCCGACTTCAGCGTCACCGACCTCAAGGGCGACTCCAATTCCCTGGTCAGCAATGCCGGCCTGAGGACGAGCACCTGGTCCGATGACGTCAAATATCTCGGCACCGCGCGCGGTCGTCTCGGCTGGTCGCCGCTCGACAACGTGCTGGTCTACGGCACCGGCGGCCTCGCCTGGGAGAAGATCACCCGGACCTCGACGTCAGTCGATCGGACTGCACCGGGCGCGACCAACACATTCGTCAACCCGAACGATCACTTCGGCTGGGTGGCCGGTGTCGGCGCCGAAACCATACTGTGGAATTCGAACTGGATCGGCCGGCTTGAATATCTGCACTACGACTTCGGCAGCATCGAAGGGACGGTCACGTCGTCATCGACCAATCCGGCGGCGAGCGTCAGCACCGACCGCGGCGGACGCCAGACCATCGACGTCGTCCGCGCCGGCGTGTCGTACAAGTTCGGCGACAACGGAGCGGTGGTCGCAAAATACTGA
- a CDS encoding hypothetical protein (product_source=Hypo-rule applied; transmembrane_helix_parts=Inside_1_41,TMhelix_42_64,Outside_65_77), protein MPGFLRWCARLKSPFPQAQRSCAGSAERSDGAQRDRKRRPLLIGVVTAVTASQKAGMAVLVLFFVAGLALLARVREA, encoded by the coding sequence GTGCCGGGCTTTTTGCGTTGGTGCGCGCGCTTGAAATCTCCCTTCCCCCAAGCGCAGCGAAGCTGCGCAGGGTCGGCCGAGCGAAGCGATGGCGCGCAGCGTGATCGCAAGCGGAGGCCGCTGCTGATCGGCGTCGTCACCGCCGTCACCGCCAGCCAGAAAGCCGGCATGGCCGTGCTGGTGCTGTTCTTCGTCGCCGGCCTCGCGCTGCTGGCGCGGGTGCGGGAAGCGTAA
- a CDS encoding phosphoribosylaminoimidazolecarboxamide formyltransferase/IMP cyclohydrolase (product_source=KO:K00602; cath_funfam=3.40.140.20,3.40.50.1380; cog=COG0138; ko=KO:K00602; pfam=PF01808,PF02142; smart=SM00798,SM00851; superfamily=52335,53927; tigrfam=TIGR00355), whose product MTDHSRPVTRALLSVSDKTGLIEFARALAAHGIDLVSTGGTAKAIAAAGLKVSDVSDLTGFPEMMDGRVKTLHPKVHGGLLAIRDNAEHAQAMKDHGIAPIDLLVVNLYPFEATVEKGASYEDCIENIDIGGPAMIRAAAKNHDDVAVVVEPQDYQAVLDELATNKGSTTIALRRRLAAKAYARTAAYDAAISNWFAAQLKIEAPDFRAVGGRLIQSLRYGENPHQTAAFYRTPDGRPGVTTARQLQGKELSYNNINDTDAAYECIAEFDATRTAACVIVKHANPCGVAEGGNLIEAYRKALACDSTSAFGGIVALNRTLDAEAARAITEIFTEVIVAPDATDEAIAIVAAKKTLRLLLAGSLPDPRAAGLTYKTVAGGLLVQSRDNAVVDDMILKAVTKRQPTDAELRDLKFAFRVAKHVKSNTIVYAKDLATVGIGAGQMSRIDSARIAARKAQDAATEMKLAEPMTKGSVVASDAFFPFADGLLVAIEAGATAVIQPGGSIRDDEVIKAADDAGIAMVLTGVRHFKH is encoded by the coding sequence ATGACCGACCATTCGCGCCCCGTGACCCGGGCCCTGCTGTCCGTTTCCGACAAGACCGGGCTGATTGAATTCGCGCGCGCGCTGGCCGCCCATGGCATCGACCTGGTGTCCACCGGCGGCACCGCCAAGGCGATCGCCGCGGCCGGGCTGAAGGTCTCCGACGTCTCCGACCTCACCGGGTTCCCGGAAATGATGGACGGCCGGGTCAAGACGCTGCATCCGAAGGTGCATGGCGGGTTGCTAGCGATCCGCGACAATGCCGAGCACGCGCAGGCCATGAAGGATCACGGCATTGCGCCGATCGATCTGCTGGTGGTGAATCTCTACCCGTTCGAGGCCACTGTCGAAAAAGGCGCGAGCTACGAAGACTGCATCGAGAACATCGACATCGGCGGTCCCGCGATGATCCGCGCCGCCGCGAAGAACCACGACGACGTTGCGGTGGTGGTCGAGCCGCAGGACTATCAGGCCGTGCTCGACGAACTCGCCACCAACAAGGGTTCGACCACGATTGCGCTGCGCCGCCGCCTCGCCGCAAAAGCCTATGCGCGCACCGCCGCCTATGATGCCGCGATCTCGAACTGGTTTGCCGCGCAGTTGAAGATCGAAGCGCCGGATTTCCGCGCCGTCGGCGGCCGGCTGATTCAGTCCCTGCGCTATGGCGAAAATCCGCACCAGACGGCGGCGTTCTATCGCACCCCGGACGGCCGGCCCGGCGTGACGACGGCGCGGCAGCTCCAGGGCAAGGAGCTCTCCTACAACAACATCAACGATACCGATGCGGCCTATGAATGCATCGCCGAGTTCGATGCGACACGCACCGCGGCCTGCGTCATCGTCAAGCACGCCAATCCGTGCGGCGTGGCCGAGGGCGGCAACCTGATCGAGGCCTACCGCAAGGCGCTGGCCTGCGACTCCACTTCGGCCTTCGGCGGCATCGTCGCGCTGAACCGCACGCTCGATGCGGAGGCCGCGCGCGCCATCACCGAGATCTTCACCGAAGTGATCGTGGCGCCCGACGCCACCGATGAAGCGATCGCCATCGTCGCCGCGAAGAAGACTCTGCGGCTGCTGCTGGCCGGCAGCCTGCCCGATCCGCGCGCGGCGGGACTGACCTACAAGACCGTCGCCGGCGGCCTGCTGGTGCAGTCGCGCGACAATGCCGTGGTCGATGACATGATCCTGAAGGCGGTGACCAAGCGCCAGCCGACCGACGCTGAGTTGCGCGATCTGAAATTCGCGTTCCGCGTCGCCAAGCACGTCAAATCCAACACCATCGTCTATGCCAAGGACCTCGCCACGGTCGGCATCGGCGCCGGCCAGATGAGCCGGATCGATTCCGCGCGGATCGCGGCGCGCAAGGCGCAGGATGCGGCGACCGAAATGAAGCTGGCCGAGCCGATGACGAAGGGTTCAGTCGTGGCGTCGGATGCGTTCTTCCCGTTCGCCGATGGCTTGCTGGTGGCGATCGAGGCCGGCGCCACCGCTGTGATCCAGCCCGGCGGCTCGATACGCGACGACGAAGTGATCAAGGCCGCCGACGACGCGGGCATTGCCATGGTGCTCACCGGCGTGCGGCACTTCAAGCACTGA
- a CDS encoding putative heparinase superfamily protein (product_source=COG5360; cog=COG5360; pfam=PF07940), whose protein sequence is MSRASGGSVALSRLWPGRTDRLIIAPHDLRTADATRAAEIYAGRFVFAGKIVTCHGRSIFDLEPPSEDWEVALLGFGWLRHLRAADTAITRANARSLVDDWISNPSRKRPVGRRADVAARRVISLLSQAPLVLGDTDGKFYRRYLRALTREIRGLRYTLSDVPDGVPRLQVLIALCYASLCLANQARHIRTATRKLSDELQRQILPDGGHISRNPGALIELLIDLLPLRQTFAARNIAPPPALLNAIDRMMPMLRFFRHGDGSFALFNGMSSAPSHLLATLLAYDDTHGVPMAHMPHTGFQRLDAGTMTVIIDTGPPPPPKVSQDAHAGTLSFELSAGPSRIVINCGMPSTGRDNWRAFARSTPAHSTVTYHSTSSCQFVERSSMKKFLQGAPIVGGPGVVESYREITGNGTVLTTSHDGYLSRFGVVHRRVLMAAEDGTRLDGEDTLAPAPGSRIKGTNTDYALRFHLHPSVKASRLSDARGVMLVLPNRDVWTFEALDDKVELEDSVFLAGNDGPRRTAQIVIHQNSQQTSTIRWSFARSTSSASATSARRNARREPELPL, encoded by the coding sequence ATGTCGCGCGCGTCAGGCGGCTCGGTCGCATTGTCGCGGCTGTGGCCCGGCCGCACCGATCGCCTGATCATCGCGCCGCATGACCTGCGTACCGCCGACGCCACCCGCGCCGCCGAAATCTATGCTGGCCGCTTCGTGTTTGCCGGCAAGATCGTCACCTGCCACGGCCGCTCGATCTTCGATCTCGAGCCGCCATCGGAAGACTGGGAAGTCGCGTTGCTCGGCTTCGGCTGGCTGCGCCATCTGCGCGCCGCCGATACCGCGATCACCCGCGCCAATGCGCGCTCGCTGGTCGACGACTGGATTTCCAACCCGTCGCGCAAACGCCCGGTCGGCCGCCGCGCCGACGTCGCCGCCCGCCGCGTAATCTCGCTGCTGTCGCAGGCGCCCCTGGTGCTCGGCGACACCGACGGCAAATTCTACCGCCGCTACCTGCGCGCGCTGACCCGCGAGATCCGTGGCCTGCGCTACACGTTGTCGGACGTGCCGGATGGCGTGCCACGGCTGCAGGTGCTGATCGCGCTGTGCTACGCCTCGCTGTGCCTGGCCAACCAGGCCCGCCACATCCGCACCGCGACGCGCAAGCTGTCCGACGAATTGCAGCGCCAGATCCTGCCCGACGGCGGCCACATCTCCCGCAATCCCGGCGCGCTGATCGAACTGCTGATCGACCTGTTGCCGCTGCGGCAGACCTTTGCCGCCCGCAACATCGCGCCGCCGCCGGCACTGCTGAATGCCATCGACCGCATGATGCCGATGCTGCGCTTCTTCCGCCATGGCGATGGCAGCTTCGCGCTGTTCAACGGCATGAGCAGCGCGCCGTCGCATCTGCTGGCGACCCTGCTGGCCTATGACGACACCCACGGCGTGCCGATGGCGCATATGCCGCATACCGGATTCCAGCGCCTCGACGCGGGCACCATGACCGTGATCATCGACACCGGTCCGCCGCCGCCGCCGAAGGTCAGCCAGGACGCCCATGCCGGCACGCTGTCATTCGAGCTCTCCGCCGGCCCGAGCCGGATCGTGATCAATTGCGGCATGCCGAGCACCGGCCGCGACAACTGGCGCGCCTTCGCCCGCAGCACGCCGGCGCATTCCACCGTGACCTATCACAGCACCTCGTCGTGCCAGTTCGTCGAACGCAGCTCGATGAAGAAGTTTCTGCAGGGCGCGCCGATCGTCGGCGGCCCCGGCGTGGTCGAGAGCTATCGCGAGATCACGGGCAACGGCACCGTGCTGACCACGTCGCATGACGGTTATCTCAGCCGCTTCGGCGTGGTGCATCGCCGCGTGCTGATGGCGGCCGAGGATGGCACCCGGCTCGACGGCGAGGACACCCTCGCTCCGGCACCCGGCTCGCGGATCAAGGGCACCAATACCGACTACGCCTTGCGTTTTCATCTGCACCCGTCGGTAAAGGCGAGCCGGCTCAGCGACGCCCGCGGCGTCATGCTGGTGCTGCCGAACCGCGACGTCTGGACCTTCGAGGCGCTCGACGACAAGGTCGAGCTGGAAGACAGCGTGTTCCTGGCCGGCAATGACGGCCCGCGCCGCACCGCGCAGATCGTGATCCACCAGAATTCGCAGCAGACCTCCACCATCCGCTGGAGCTTTGCCCGCTCGACCTCGTCGGCGTCGGCCACGTCCGCCCGCCGCAACGCCCGCCGCGAGCCGGAATTGCCGCTGTAG
- a CDS encoding 16S rRNA (cytosine967-C5)-methyltransferase (product_source=KO:K03500; cath_funfam=1.10.940.10,3.40.50.150; cog=COG0144; ko=KO:K03500; pfam=PF01029,PF01189; superfamily=48013,53335; tigrfam=TIGR00563) has product MSQVRYAPPTEVPGLASRRIAADILDGVLHKHRTLDDQLDGAAAHPGLKALSDRDRALMRRLVATILRRLGTLGHVLSRLLDRGVPTDAPRAQSALLIGAAQILWMDVPDHAAVDLSVRMVQSDRRAAKYAGLVNAVLRRCAREGQPLIDEIAAQSLDIPPWLMARWNANYGETTAKAIAVALSHEPSLDLTVKSDAEPWATRLHGEVLPTGTVRTLLQGSVTMLPGFSDGQWWVQDAAAALPARLFGDLRGKRIVDLCAAPGGKTAQLIHAGAEVTAVDRSQNRVARLRENLARLSLEAETVIADGAEYPGEGFDAVLLDAPCASTGTIRRHPDVAWLKQESDIIMLTALQQRLLKKAVTMLKPGGTLVYCTCSLEPEEGEQAIAALLASDPSMHRAPVDASEVAGLSEIVTAEGDLRTLPCHLPHDDPRLGGLDGFYAARLVKS; this is encoded by the coding sequence ATGTCGCAAGTAAGATACGCACCACCCACCGAGGTGCCCGGCCTCGCCTCGCGACGCATAGCGGCGGATATTCTCGACGGCGTGCTGCACAAGCATCGCACCCTCGACGATCAGCTCGATGGCGCCGCCGCACATCCCGGGCTGAAAGCCCTGTCGGACCGCGACCGTGCGCTGATGCGCCGGCTGGTCGCGACGATTCTGCGGCGATTGGGCACGCTCGGCCATGTACTGTCGCGGCTGCTTGACCGCGGCGTTCCCACCGACGCGCCGCGCGCGCAAAGCGCCTTGTTGATTGGCGCCGCGCAGATTCTCTGGATGGACGTGCCGGATCATGCCGCTGTCGATCTGTCGGTGCGGATGGTGCAGTCCGATCGCCGCGCTGCGAAATATGCCGGGCTCGTCAATGCCGTGCTGCGCCGCTGCGCCCGCGAAGGCCAGCCGCTGATCGACGAGATAGCCGCGCAGAGCCTCGATATCCCGCCATGGCTGATGGCGCGCTGGAACGCGAATTACGGCGAGACCACCGCCAAGGCGATCGCTGTGGCGCTGAGCCACGAGCCGTCGCTCGACCTCACCGTGAAATCCGATGCCGAGCCATGGGCCACGCGGCTGCATGGCGAGGTGCTGCCGACGGGAACCGTACGCACGCTGCTGCAGGGCTCGGTGACCATGCTGCCGGGATTTTCCGACGGCCAATGGTGGGTGCAGGACGCCGCCGCCGCACTGCCGGCGCGGCTGTTCGGCGACCTCAGGGGCAAACGCATCGTCGATCTCTGCGCCGCGCCGGGCGGCAAGACGGCGCAGCTCATCCACGCTGGCGCCGAGGTCACCGCGGTCGATCGCTCGCAGAACCGCGTGGCGCGGCTGCGCGAAAACCTCGCCCGGCTGTCCCTGGAGGCCGAAACGGTGATCGCCGACGGCGCGGAATACCCCGGCGAAGGGTTTGATGCCGTGCTGCTCGATGCGCCCTGCGCCTCCACCGGCACCATCCGCCGGCATCCGGACGTCGCCTGGCTGAAGCAGGAATCCGACATCATCATGCTGACCGCGCTGCAGCAGCGCCTGCTGAAAAAGGCCGTCACCATGCTGAAGCCGGGTGGAACCCTAGTCTATTGCACCTGTTCGCTGGAACCCGAAGAGGGCGAACAGGCTATCGCAGCATTGCTCGCCAGCGATCCCAGCATGCACCGGGCGCCGGTCGATGCCAGCGAAGTGGCCGGCCTTTCCGAGATCGTGACCGCCGAGGGCGATTTGCGGACCCTGCCCTGCCATCTGCCGCATGACGATCCCCGGCTTGGCGGGCTCGACGGTTTCTATGCGGCGCGGCTGGTTAAATCCTGA
- a CDS encoding hypothetical protein (product_source=COG5508; cog=COG5508; pfam=PF07896; smart=SM00880) produces MNDIPSETATSAPERASEKTSKEVLKKVLPPAAQRALAEAEARRAAAAAEAKTVTHAKELQGPDGPEPTRFGDWERKGIASDF; encoded by the coding sequence ATGAACGACATTCCCTCCGAGACTGCAACGTCCGCGCCGGAACGTGCGTCCGAGAAAACGTCCAAGGAAGTGCTCAAGAAGGTTTTGCCGCCAGCGGCGCAGCGTGCGCTGGCCGAAGCCGAAGCCCGCCGCGCGGCCGCCGCGGCAGAAGCAAAGACGGTCACCCATGCAAAAGAGCTTCAGGGTCCGGACGGTCCGGAGCCGACCCGATTCGGCGACTGGGAACGCAAGGGCATCGCGTCGGATTTTTGA
- a CDS encoding endonuclease YncB(thermonuclease family) (product_source=COG1525; cath_funfam=2.40.50.90; cog=COG1525; pfam=PF00565; superfamily=50199), giving the protein MLNISGFRVRASRLSPAGAPRNDSNKFLRPFATHNDYGTMYPSSRIHASSPWRSRISAALPWVFVLGMAAGTMLPGKRWIHWPLPSSTESDTPAARDAETIWKRAGNPSVRHPVDVLHTIDGDTFGARVHLWPGLDINTRIRLRGIDAPELKGQCAQEVRMAEAAGDALTKLLGEGAVTIYNIGPDKYPGRVVADVATKRTPNVSSALLSGGYARSYNGGHRNGWCDRR; this is encoded by the coding sequence ATGCTGAACATATCTGGATTCCGGGTTCGCGCCAGTCGGCTGTCGCCGGCAGGCGCGCCCCGGAATGACAGTAATAAATTCTTGCGTCCGTTCGCGACTCATAATGATTATGGAACCATGTACCCATCATCGCGCATCCATGCGTCATCGCCGTGGCGGAGCCGGATCTCCGCGGCGCTGCCGTGGGTGTTCGTGCTCGGCATGGCGGCGGGCACGATGCTGCCCGGCAAGCGCTGGATACACTGGCCGCTGCCGTCCTCGACCGAATCGGACACGCCGGCGGCGCGCGATGCCGAAACCATCTGGAAGCGCGCCGGCAATCCCAGCGTCCGGCATCCGGTCGATGTGCTGCACACCATTGATGGCGATACGTTCGGCGCGCGGGTGCATCTGTGGCCCGGCCTCGATATCAATACGCGGATTCGCCTGCGCGGGATCGATGCGCCGGAACTGAAGGGGCAATGCGCGCAGGAAGTGCGAATGGCGGAGGCCGCCGGCGACGCGCTCACCAAGCTGCTCGGCGAAGGCGCGGTGACAATCTACAATATCGGGCCCGACAAATATCCCGGCCGCGTCGTCGCCGACGTCGCGACAAAGCGGACGCCGAACGTTTCATCCGCGCTGCTCAGCGGCGGTTATGCCCGCAGCTACAATGGCGGCCATCGCAACGGCTGGTGCGATCGGCGTTGA
- a CDS encoding lipoprotein-anchoring transpeptidase ErfK/SrfK (product_source=COG1376; cath_funfam=2.40.440.10; cleavage_site_network=SignalP-noTM; cog=COG1376; pfam=PF03734; superfamily=141523): MSLKIAVALAATITAGVLAANPAQARPDMVGFHGDYAPGTIVVKTNERRLYLVLDQGQAVRYPVGVGKAGKQWAGVTKIDGKYRQPAWAPPEDVKRDNPNIPNVIEGGSPANPMGVAAMTLAGGEYAIHGTNRPGSVGGFVSYGCVRMYNEDITDLYQRVSVGTTVVVTQR; this comes from the coding sequence ATGTCTTTGAAGATCGCAGTGGCGCTGGCAGCCACGATCACGGCTGGCGTGCTGGCCGCCAATCCGGCGCAGGCGCGTCCCGACATGGTCGGCTTTCACGGCGATTATGCGCCGGGCACGATCGTGGTGAAAACCAATGAGCGCCGGCTCTATCTCGTGCTCGATCAGGGCCAGGCGGTCCGCTATCCCGTCGGCGTCGGCAAGGCCGGCAAGCAGTGGGCCGGCGTCACCAAGATCGACGGCAAGTATCGCCAGCCGGCCTGGGCACCGCCGGAGGACGTGAAGCGCGACAATCCGAACATCCCGAACGTTATCGAAGGCGGTTCACCCGCCAACCCGATGGGCGTTGCGGCGATGACGCTGGCCGGCGGCGAGTACGCCATCCACGGCACCAACCGGCCGGGGTCGGTCGGCGGCTTCGTGTCCTATGGCTGCGTGCGCATGTACAATGAAGACATCACCGATCTCTATCAGCGCGTCTCCGTCGGCACGACGGTGGTGGTCACTCAGCGCTGA
- a CDS encoding N-acetylneuraminic acid mutarotase (product_source=COG3055; cath_funfam=2.120.10.80; cog=COG3055; pfam=PF13964; smart=SM00612; superfamily=117281), translating to MDRRSFVQGFAAIAASGTAARAQDAAHHSLPTVPPSPEPFAKLQGGVPHHMTPDQEAQRVYDSPAPKGPLGRWQARAALPLPRSEMAWATAWADRMHIVGGYGEGRVDRPYHHVYDPAADQWLNAAPLPRGANHVSVAADAGRVYALGGFTQQNRGSDQNAYAYDIAADRWDSIAPLPRPRGAGAAVALNGKIHLIGGASEPAAERASVGWHEVYDPQTDKWETRKALPGARDHVGCVAHRGLIHVIGGRFNTFEYNTDLHHVYLPERDTWELRAALPTVRSGHGLVVYRDRLFAMGGESGVVRDGRLTQERVFGQMESYDPASDSWQSHAPMLTPRHAVGAAVLGDWIFVAGGGAVTGGAVQSAIHEAFTLA from the coding sequence ATGGACCGCCGGTCATTCGTGCAGGGTTTTGCAGCTATTGCCGCGAGCGGGACTGCCGCCCGCGCCCAGGACGCCGCGCATCATTCATTGCCCACGGTGCCGCCTTCGCCCGAACCGTTCGCAAAGCTGCAGGGCGGCGTACCGCATCATATGACGCCGGACCAGGAAGCGCAGCGGGTCTATGACAGCCCGGCGCCGAAAGGTCCGCTCGGCCGATGGCAGGCCCGCGCGGCGTTGCCGCTGCCGCGCAGCGAAATGGCTTGGGCCACCGCCTGGGCAGACCGCATGCATATCGTCGGCGGCTATGGCGAAGGCCGCGTCGACCGGCCCTATCATCACGTCTACGATCCCGCGGCAGATCAATGGCTGAATGCGGCGCCGCTGCCGCGCGGCGCCAACCACGTCTCGGTCGCAGCCGACGCCGGACGGGTCTATGCGCTCGGCGGATTCACGCAGCAGAACCGCGGCTCCGACCAGAACGCTTACGCCTATGATATCGCCGCTGACCGCTGGGACAGCATCGCACCGCTGCCGCGCCCGCGCGGCGCCGGCGCTGCGGTGGCCCTGAACGGAAAGATTCACCTGATCGGCGGCGCATCGGAGCCGGCCGCGGAACGCGCCAGCGTCGGCTGGCACGAAGTCTACGACCCCCAGACCGACAAATGGGAGACCCGCAAGGCGCTGCCCGGCGCCCGCGACCATGTCGGCTGCGTCGCGCATCGCGGCCTGATTCATGTGATCGGCGGCCGCTTCAACACATTCGAGTACAATACCGATCTGCACCACGTTTACCTGCCCGAGCGCGACACCTGGGAGCTGCGCGCGGCGTTGCCGACCGTGCGCTCCGGCCATGGCCTCGTGGTGTATCGCGACCGGCTGTTCGCCATGGGCGGCGAATCCGGCGTGGTGCGCGATGGCCGCCTGACACAGGAGCGGGTATTCGGCCAGATGGAGAGCTACGATCCGGCCAGCGATAGCTGGCAGAGCCACGCGCCGATGCTGACGCCGCGGCACGCCGTTGGCGCAGCAGTCCTCGGCGACTGGATCTTCGTGGCGGGCGGCGGCGCCGTCACCGGCGGCGCAGTCCAGTCGGCGATCCATGAGGCCTTCACACTGGCCTAG